A genomic stretch from Streptomyces venezuelae ATCC 10712 includes:
- a CDS encoding AMP-dependent synthetase/ligase has translation MSDTQTQIENRPPSVATLFLERVERTPDAEAYRYPVPAASGAGPDDWKSLSWGQAAERVYAIAAGLVDLGVASEERVALASATRVEWILADLGVMCAGAATTTVYPQTNAEESAFILSDSESRVLIAEDAAQLAKAVERRADLPNLRHVVVIDATGVESDGDFVLTLAELEARGKGYLEKHPEAVKERVAAITATQLATLIYTSGTTGRPKGVRLPHDNWSYMAKAIAATGLVTQADVQYLWLPLAHVFGKVLTSGQIEVGHVTAVDGRVDKIIENLPVVQPTYMAAVPRIFEKVYNGVAAKARAGGGAKYKIFQWAAGVAREYAKATQDNFRRTGTATAPFGLTAKHKVADALVYAKIREAFGGNLRACISGSAALAPEIGYFFAGAGIHILEGYGLTETSAASFVNPGEAYRTGTVGKPLPGTEVRIADDGEILLRGPGIMEGYHGLPEKTTEVLESDGWFHTGDIGELSADGYLRITDRKKDLIKTSGGKYIAPAEVEGQFKAVCPFVSNILVHGADRNFCTALIALDEPTLLGWAAEHGLGGKPYAEIVAAPQTVAMVQGYVDRLNEGLQRWQTIKKFRLLPRDLDIEHGELTPSLKLKRPVVEREYKGLIEEMYAGSRES, from the coding sequence GTGAGCGACACACAGACCCAGATCGAGAACCGGCCGCCCTCCGTGGCGACCCTCTTCCTTGAGCGCGTCGAGCGGACTCCGGACGCGGAGGCCTACCGCTACCCGGTGCCCGCCGCCTCCGGGGCCGGCCCGGACGACTGGAAGTCGCTCAGCTGGGGCCAGGCCGCCGAGCGGGTCTACGCGATCGCCGCCGGCCTCGTCGACCTCGGCGTGGCGTCCGAGGAGCGGGTCGCCCTCGCCTCCGCCACCCGGGTCGAGTGGATCCTCGCCGACCTCGGTGTCATGTGCGCGGGCGCCGCGACGACCACGGTCTACCCGCAGACCAACGCCGAGGAGTCGGCGTTCATCCTCTCCGACTCCGAGTCGCGGGTCCTCATCGCCGAGGACGCCGCCCAGCTCGCCAAGGCCGTCGAGCGCCGCGCCGACCTGCCGAACCTCCGCCACGTCGTGGTCATCGACGCCACCGGCGTGGAGAGCGACGGTGACTTCGTCCTCACGCTCGCCGAGCTGGAGGCGCGCGGCAAGGGCTATCTGGAGAAGCACCCCGAGGCCGTCAAGGAGCGGGTCGCGGCGATCACCGCCACGCAGCTCGCCACCCTCATCTACACCTCCGGCACCACGGGCCGCCCCAAGGGCGTCCGCCTCCCGCACGACAACTGGTCGTACATGGCCAAGGCCATTGCCGCCACCGGGCTCGTCACCCAGGCCGACGTCCAGTACCTGTGGCTGCCGCTCGCGCACGTCTTCGGCAAGGTCCTCACCTCGGGTCAGATCGAGGTCGGGCACGTCACCGCCGTCGACGGCCGCGTCGACAAGATCATCGAGAACCTGCCGGTGGTCCAGCCGACCTACATGGCCGCCGTGCCCCGCATCTTCGAGAAGGTCTACAACGGCGTCGCCGCCAAGGCCCGCGCCGGCGGCGGAGCCAAGTACAAGATCTTCCAGTGGGCGGCCGGCGTCGCCCGCGAGTACGCCAAGGCCACCCAGGACAACTTCCGCCGCACCGGGACCGCCACCGCGCCCTTCGGCCTCACCGCCAAGCACAAGGTCGCCGACGCCCTCGTCTACGCCAAGATCCGCGAGGCCTTCGGCGGCAACCTGCGCGCGTGCATCTCCGGCTCCGCCGCGCTCGCCCCCGAGATCGGCTACTTCTTCGCCGGCGCCGGCATCCACATCCTGGAGGGCTACGGCCTCACCGAGACCTCCGCCGCCTCCTTCGTCAACCCGGGCGAGGCCTACCGCACCGGCACCGTCGGCAAGCCGCTCCCCGGCACCGAGGTCCGGATCGCCGACGACGGCGAGATCCTGCTGCGGGGCCCCGGCATCATGGAGGGCTACCACGGCCTGCCGGAGAAGACGACCGAGGTCCTGGAGTCCGACGGCTGGTTCCACACCGGTGACATCGGCGAACTGTCCGCCGACGGCTACCTCCGGATCACCGACCGCAAGAAGGACCTGATCAAGACGTCCGGCGGCAAGTACATCGCGCCGGCCGAGGTCGAGGGCCAGTTCAAGGCCGTCTGCCCGTTCGTCTCGAACATCCTCGTGCACGGCGCCGACCGGAACTTCTGCACCGCGCTCATCGCCCTCGACGAGCCCACCCTCCTCGGCTGGGCCGCCGAGCACGGCCTCGGGGGCAAGCCGTACGCCGAGATCGTCGCCGCCCCGCAGACCGTGGCGATGGTCCAGGGCTACGTCGACCGGCTCAACGAGGGCCTCCAGCGCTGGCAGACGATCAAGAAGTTCCGGCTGCTGCCGCGCGACCTCGACATCGAGCACGGCGAGCTCACCCCGTCGCTGAAGCTGAAGCGGCCGGTGGTGGAGCGCGAGTACAAGGGGCTCATCGAGGAGATGTACGCGGGGTCGCGGGAGTCCTGA
- the lepA gene encoding translation elongation factor 4 gives MPATPTNVPEPSRTDPALIRNFCIIAHIDHGKSTLADRMLQLTGVVDQRQMRAQYLDRMDIERERGITIKSQAVRLPWAPTEGPAQGDTHILNMIDTPGHVDFTYEVSRSLAACEGTILLVDAAQGIEAQTLANLYLAMENDLTIVPVLNKIDLPAAQPEKFSEELANLIGCQPEDVLKVSAKTGMGVEALLDRVVRDVPAPVGVADAPARAMIFDSVYDSYRGVVTYVRVVDGQLNKRERIRMMSTGATHELLEIGVSSPEMTSSDGLGVGEVGYIITGVKDVRQSKVGDTITSLHQGATEALGGYKDPKPMVFSGLYPLDGSEYPDLREALDKLQLNDAALVYEPETSAALGFGFRVGFLGLLHLDVIRERLEREFGLDLIATAPNVVYRVVMEDGSEHTVTNPSEFPEGKINDVYEPVVRATILAPSEFIGAIMELCQTRRGTLIGMDYLSEDRVEIRYTLPLAEIVFDFFDQLKSKTRGYASLDYEPTGEQASSLVKVDILLHGDKVDAFSAVTHKDAAYAYGVRLVAKLRELIPRQAFEVPIQAAIGSRVIARETIRAIRKDVLAKCYGGDISRKRKLLEKQKEGKKRMKMVGSVEVPQEAFIAVLSSDESGGKKK, from the coding sequence GTGCCCGCGACTCCTACCAACGTGCCCGAGCCGAGCCGTACCGACCCGGCTCTGATCCGCAACTTCTGCATCATCGCGCACATCGACCACGGCAAGTCGACGCTTGCCGACCGGATGCTCCAGCTGACCGGTGTGGTCGACCAGCGGCAGATGCGTGCCCAGTATCTCGACCGCATGGACATCGAGCGGGAGCGCGGCATCACGATCAAGTCCCAGGCGGTCCGGCTGCCGTGGGCGCCGACCGAGGGGCCGGCTCAGGGCGACACGCACATCCTGAACATGATCGACACTCCCGGGCACGTCGACTTCACCTATGAGGTGTCCCGGTCGCTCGCCGCCTGTGAGGGCACGATCCTGCTGGTCGACGCCGCCCAGGGCATCGAGGCGCAGACCCTGGCCAACCTCTACCTGGCCATGGAGAACGACCTCACCATCGTTCCCGTACTGAACAAGATCGACCTGCCGGCCGCCCAGCCGGAGAAGTTCTCCGAGGAGCTCGCCAACCTCATCGGCTGCCAGCCGGAGGACGTCCTCAAGGTCTCCGCGAAGACCGGCATGGGCGTCGAGGCCCTGCTCGACCGGGTCGTCCGGGACGTTCCCGCCCCGGTCGGTGTCGCCGACGCCCCCGCCCGCGCGATGATCTTCGACTCGGTCTACGACTCGTACCGCGGCGTCGTGACCTACGTCCGTGTGGTCGACGGCCAGCTCAACAAGCGCGAGCGCATCAGGATGATGTCCACCGGCGCCACGCACGAGCTCCTGGAGATCGGCGTCTCCTCCCCGGAGATGACCTCCTCCGACGGTCTCGGCGTCGGCGAGGTCGGCTACATCATCACCGGTGTGAAGGACGTCCGTCAGTCCAAGGTCGGTGACACGATCACCTCCCTGCACCAGGGCGCCACCGAGGCCCTCGGCGGCTACAAGGACCCGAAGCCGATGGTCTTCTCGGGCCTCTACCCGCTGGACGGCTCGGAGTACCCGGACCTCCGCGAGGCCCTCGACAAGCTGCAGCTCAACGACGCCGCGCTGGTCTACGAGCCGGAGACCTCCGCCGCCCTCGGCTTCGGTTTCCGCGTCGGTTTCCTCGGTCTGCTGCACCTCGACGTGATCCGTGAGCGGCTGGAGCGCGAGTTCGGTCTCGACCTCATCGCCACCGCGCCGAACGTGGTCTACCGCGTGGTGATGGAGGACGGCAGCGAGCACACCGTCACCAACCCGAGCGAGTTCCCCGAGGGCAAGATCAACGACGTGTACGAGCCCGTCGTACGCGCCACGATCCTCGCCCCCAGCGAGTTCATCGGCGCGATCATGGAGCTGTGCCAGACCCGGCGCGGCACCCTGATCGGCATGGACTACCTCTCCGAGGACCGGGTCGAGATCCGCTACACCCTGCCCCTCGCCGAGATCGTCTTCGACTTCTTCGACCAGCTGAAGTCCAAGACGCGGGGTTACGCCTCCCTCGACTACGAGCCCACCGGCGAGCAGGCCTCCAGCCTGGTCAAGGTCGACATCCTGCTGCACGGCGACAAGGTCGACGCCTTCTCCGCCGTCACCCACAAGGACGCCGCGTACGCCTACGGTGTGCGGCTCGTCGCCAAGCTGCGCGAGCTCATCCCCCGGCAGGCCTTCGAGGTGCCGATCCAGGCCGCCATCGGCTCCCGGGTCATCGCCCGCGAGACCATCCGCGCCATCCGGAAGGACGTCCTCGCCAAGTGCTACGGCGGTGACATCTCCCGCAAGCGGAAGCTGCTGGAGAAGCAGAAGGAAGGCAAGAAGCGCATGAAGATGGTCGGCTCGGTGGAGGTGCCGCAGGAGGCCTTCATCGCCGTTCTGTCGAGCGACGAGTCCGGCGGCAAGAAGAAGTAA